ATGGCAAGGATTTATGGCGGTGCGTTCCTGCTCTCGCTGCTCATCAGCTGGACGATGGCGCATACATTCCAGAGCTATGCAGTTGCCGGCTCCGACCTTTCAGTATTTGCGAAAGTGATGACCGGTTTCGGGGCAGCGCTAGGCTTTGTCGTCCCGGCGATCGGCATCAACTACCTGTTTTCGCAAAAGACAAAGAAGCTGTTTTTCATAGATGCGGGATACTGGCTGGTGTTCTTCACTGTCGTTGCGACAGTGCACGCATACCTGCCGTAACAGACCTATCCCTCGCTCGAGCCGTGGCCATCGCCTTTCGATGTGCCATTCTCGGTCGGAACGATCTCGACCAGCACATCCCCGGGCTGGAGGTTCTGGCATTCCTCCTCCCAGTAACCGATCGCGCGCCCATTGCGGTAGATGCGAAGACCTTTGCCGCCCGAGCTGAGTTCGCTGATCGACGAGCCGCATTCCTCCTCGGTCACAACGCGTTCGACAAGCTGTACTCGCCCTGTGACCGAGGCCAGGTCGGCGAGGTAATCGGCAATGTGCGCCCCCTGCGCCGATCCTGCGAGAAGCAGCCCGGTAAAGCGCACCGGGTTGATGACATTGTTTGCACCTGCCTGCCGCGCCAACAGTTCGTTGTCGCTCGCACGCACGACAACGCTGATTGGAACGCGCGGCGCAAGATGGCGGACGGTCAGCACGATCAGGATCGAGGTATCGTCACGCCCGGCCGAAACGAGCACGGACTGCGCCGTTTCGATGCGCACGGCTTTGAGCGTTTCGTCCCGGGTCGCGTCGGCGGCAAGGACGTTCACACCAAGCTTTTCAGCGGCGGCAAGCCGCTCTTCGCTCGGGTCGACCACAACGATCTTGCGCGCATCGGTGCCGCGCTCGATCAATTCCTCGACGCTCTCGGAGCCCGACACGCCGTAGCCGAGCACGACCACATGGTCGGACAGTTTTTCCTGAATACGGGCCATGCGGAATTTCTCCCAGCTTCGCTTGATGATGAAGTTGTAGGCGGTGCCAACGAAGATAAACAGGACCGCAAACCGAACGGGCGTGACGATCAGCGCCTCGACCAGGCGCGCGCGGTCGGTGACAGGCGTGATGTCACCGAAGCCGGTCGTGGTGATCGAGATCATCGTGAAATACACGACGTCGAGGAAGCTCACCTCGCCATCCACCACATCGGTCAACCCACCGCGGTCCCACCAATGGATCATCACGACGATGAAAATCAGGAACAGCGCAAGGCCAAGGCGAATGCCCAGGTCGCCCCATACAGGGATGCGCACTGCGCGGCGCAGCGGCTTGAATTTGCGCGCGGCGACGATCTTGTCGGGCCTGGAGGAGAACACGCGGTCGGGTTGCTTTTCTGCCATCGTCTCGCTGCCCCCTTTTGCCCTCAGCTCTCGAACCGCTTCGCCATATCCTCGAGCGAGGAATGGTGTGTCAGATCGAGTTGCAGCGGTGTGACTGCCACATAGCCTTCATCGATAGCTTCGAGGTCGGTGCCGTGGTCGAGCGTGTGCTCGATCGCGTGCAGACCGAACCAGAAATAGCGATGGCCGCGCGGGTCCCTGCCTTCGACGATGGAGCCGCGCGAATAATCGTGAAAGCCCTGCCGGACCACTCGAATGCCTTTTACGTTCTGCGGGCTGCGCGGCGGGAAGTTGACGTTGACGAGCGTACGCTCGTCGAAAGGCGCATCGAGCAAAGGCGCGATGACCTTCGGCCCCCATTCGCGCGCGGCGGCGAACAGGTCCTCGCTCGCCACAGATTCTCTGTTGTAAACTTGGGAGAGCGCAATCGAGCGTACGCCTGCGAGCGCCCCCTCGATGGCGGCGGAGACGGTGCCCGAATAGGTGATGTCGTCGCCAAGGTTTGCGCC
The Erythrobacter sp. THAF29 DNA segment above includes these coding regions:
- a CDS encoding DUF1761 domain-containing protein codes for the protein MNLFDVNWIAVAIGAVMGFVVGGIWYGPLLGKQWLSAVGLTEEDVQNGHMARIYGGAFLLSLLISWTMAHTFQSYAVAGSDLSVFAKVMTGFGAALGFVVPAIGINYLFSQKTKKLFFIDAGYWLVFFTVVATVHAYLP
- a CDS encoding TrkA family potassium uptake protein, with the translated sequence MAEKQPDRVFSSRPDKIVAARKFKPLRRAVRIPVWGDLGIRLGLALFLIFIVVMIHWWDRGGLTDVVDGEVSFLDVVYFTMISITTTGFGDITPVTDRARLVEALIVTPVRFAVLFIFVGTAYNFIIKRSWEKFRMARIQEKLSDHVVVLGYGVSGSESVEELIERGTDARKIVVVDPSEERLAAAEKLGVNVLAADATRDETLKAVRIETAQSVLVSAGRDDTSILIVLTVRHLAPRVPISVVVRASDNELLARQAGANNVINPVRFTGLLLAGSAQGAHIADYLADLASVTGRVQLVERVVTEEECGSSISELSSGGKGLRIYRNGRAIGYWEEECQNLQPGDVLVEIVPTENGTSKGDGHGSSEG
- the surE gene encoding 5'/3'-nucleotidase SurE, with protein sequence MRILLTNDDGYHAPGFEVLEEIARQFSDDIWVCAPSEEQSGAGHSLTLNHPVRLQQFAERRFAVTGTPTDSVMMGLREVLDDPPDLILSGVNRGANLGDDITYSGTVSAAIEGALAGVRSIALSQVYNRESVASEDLFAAAREWGPKVIAPLLDAPFDERTLVNVNFPPRSPQNVKGIRVVRQGFHDYSRGSIVEGRDPRGHRYFWFGLHAIEHTLDHGTDLEAIDEGYVAVTPLQLDLTHHSSLEDMAKRFES